From Amycolatopsis sp. WQ 127309:
ATCCGCCAGGTCGTCGGCGCCTACGCCGCGCTGGCGAAGCCGCGGGTGATCGAGCTCCTCCTGGTGACCACGATCCCGGCGATGTTCCTGGCCGGCCGTCAGATCCCCTCGCCGTGGCTGGTACTGGCCACGCTGCTGGGCGGGACGATGGCCGCGGGCAGCGCGAACGCGCTCAACTGCGTGATCGACGCGGACATCGACAAGGTGATGAACCGCACGAAGCGGCGTCCCCTGGTGAAGGACTCGGTGCCGCGGCGCGGCGCGCTGATCTTCGGCTTGGTGATGGGCGTCGCCTCGGCCGTGGTGCTCTACTTCACGGTCAACCTGCTGTCGGCTGTGCTGGCCGTGGCCACGATCCTCTTCTACATCTTCGTCTACACGCTCGGCTTGAAGCGGCGCACGTCGCAGAACGTCGTCTGGGGCGGCGCGGCCGGCTGCATGCCGGTGGTCATCGGCTGGGCGGCCGTCACCGGCACCGTCCAGTGGCCGGCGTTCGTGATGTTCGGCGTCATCTTCTTCTGGACCCCGCCGCACACCTGGGCGCTGGGCATGAAGTACCGCGACGACTACGAGCGCGCGGGCGTCCCGATGCTCCCGGTCGTGGCCACCGCCCAGCACGTCGCCAAGCAGATCGTCATCTACTCGTGGGTGATGGTGGCCTGGACGCTGCTGCTGCTCCCGGTGACGTCGTGGCTGTACGGCACGTTCGCGATCCTCGCCGGCGGCTGGTTCCTCTTCTACGCGCACAGCCTCCAGGCCGCGGTCCGCCGCGGCGAGGAGACGAAGCCGATGGCGCTGTTCCACCGTTCGAACACGTATCTGATGATCGTGTTCGTGGCGCTGGCCGTCGACTCGGCCATCGGCCTGCCGACGCTCGGCCTCCCTTTCTGATCCTGGTGAGGCGCGCAGGCGTCGCGCTGGTCGTGATCGTCCTGTTCGCGGCGTTGCTCTACATCGGCGGCCGCAAGGTGTCGCTGGACCAGAACACACTGCTGGGCACCGGCTGCGCGATCCCTTCGCACGTCACGGCGGTCTCTTCGGCGCCCGACGCGGCCCCCGGTGGCGGCGGGATCCGCATCGCCGAGACGTCGTCGTCCGGCACTGTGCTGGAGAACACGAGCACCCAGGTCGCGTACCGCATCCCGGTCGGGCCGGTGGTGGTGCCGCTGCTCACCCCGGGAGCCCGCATCGGCGTGGCCGAGGTCGGCTCCGTCGGCCAGGTGACCTGGCTGTCGCCGGAGTCGTTGGGCGGCTTCACGCCGGTGACGGCCACGGTCGTCCCGGGCGGCGTCCGCTACCACTCGGCGAACTGCCGGGCGCTGACCAGCCGAGGCGCCGCGGTCCTGCACCGCGACGCCGCCGGTCGGATCGTGGGCGCGGAACGGTTGCCCGCCGATCGGGTGTCGTGTGCGCCGGGGGACCGGGAGCTGCCGGTCACTCTTGGGGCGGGTGTCGAGGTCTACCCCTACTGTGACCTCGGATGAGCAGAAACCGTGTGCTGGCCGTGCTCGGCGTTGTCGTTGTCCTCGCCGCCATCGTCGTCTCGGCGGGTGGCAAGCTGCCCTGGACCGGCAGATCCGCCTCGGACGACAGCTGTGACATCCCCGACCGGGCCCCCGCGAGCACACTGGCGTCCGCGCCGGGCGGGATCAAGGTCGTCGAGCAGGGGTTCAGCCAGAGCCCGTCCGGTCTGGTCAGTCTCGGGGCCATTCTGGAGAACACCAGCACCGAGGTCGCCCGCCGGATTCCGGTGCGGTTCCGGTTGTTCGACGCCGCGCACCACGAGCTTCCCGGACTGACGACCGGCGAGCTGAGCGTCGAGGTTCCCCTGCTCCTGCCCGGCCAGCGGATCGGTGCGGGAACTGGTGCCTACCGGCGGGAAATCCCCGTGGCCGGAGCCGAAACCACCGTGGGCCCGAACGCCTGGGTGCCGCGCGCCGCCGTGGGCAGTCTCGGGCCGGTCGGCGCCACCTACCTCCGGACTCTGCGCTTCTACCCGGACAACCCGGTCAGCGTGGACGTCCACTACCGCGAGACGTCCACGAACTGCCGGGCCCTGACCAGCCGCGACACCGCCGTGGTCTTCCGTGATCGCACCGGCCGGAGAACGGGAGACCTGGGTCGTCCCGTACGTCGGCGCTCCCGCCGCCGCCGATGACTCCCGCACCGAGGTCTACCCCTACTGCGACCTCAGGCCGGAATGATCCCGCCGTGGTCGCCGTTAAACTTGGCTGGCCCTTTTCCTTGAGGCGAAAGCAGGATGCTCTTGTCCGTCTCGCCGGACGACACACACGCCGCCGAGCTCGCTCGTGAGCAGGCGTACGTCACCACCCTCTACACCAAGCTCGACGCCGAACGCGTCGACGCCCAGCGGCGCCTCGACGAGACGCTGCGGCTGACCGGCGGCACCCCGCAGGCCCGCACCGAACGCGACGTCGCGACCACCCTCTACACCGACCGGCTCGCCCAGCTCGGCTCCGTCGAGCAGGGCCTCGCCTTCGGGCGGCTCGACTTCGTGCCCGGCAGCACGGAGGAGACCACCTACGTCGGCCGCCTCGGGCTGTTCGACGAGGACGACGACTACCAGCCGCTGCTGGTCGACTGGCGCGCGCCCGTCGCGCGGCCCTTCTACCTCGCCACCGCCGCGTCGCCCGACGGGGTACGCCGGCGGCGGCACCTGCGGTCGCTGACCCGCAAGGTCACCGGCTTCGACGACGAGATCCTCGACCTCGCCGCCGCCGACCAGGGGCAGGACCTCGGGCTCGCCGGCGAAGCCGCGCTGCTCGCCGCGCTCGAACAGCGGCGCACGGGTGAGATGAGCGACATCGTCGCGACCATCCAGGCCGAGCAGGACCGGATCATCCGCGCGCCGCTCGGCGGGGTCATGGTCGTGCAGGGCGGGCCGGGCACCGGCAAGACCGCCGTCGCGCTGCACCGCGCCGCCTACCTGCTCTACACCCACCGCCAGCAGCTCACGACCCGCGGCGTGCTCGTCGTCGGGCCGAACAGCACGTTCCTGCGCTACATCGGCCAGGTGCTGCCGTCGCTGGGCGAGACGGGTGTGCTGCTCGCCACCGTCGGGCAGCTCTACCCGGGCCTGGACGCCGACGGCGCCGAGCGGCGCGAGACCGCGGAGGTCAAGGGCCGGCTGGTCATGGCCGACGTCCTCGCCACCGCCGTCCGCGACCGCCAGCGCGTGCCCGACCCGGTGCTGGAGATCGAGTACGAGCACGACGTCCTCAAGCTCGACCGCAAGACCTGCACCGAGGCCCGGACCCGCGCCCGGCGCTCGCGGCGCCCGCACAACCCGGCGCGGCGCCTGTTCGTCTCCGACGTCCTCGACGCCCTGACCCGCCAGGCCTCGCGGAAGCTGGGGGAGGACCTCCTGGACGGTCAGGACCTGCAGGACATCCGCGCCGAGCTGGCCGCGGACGAGCACATCATCGCCGCGCTGGACGAGCTGTGGCCCGTGCTGACCCCGGAAGGCGTGCTCGACGACCTGTTCGCCGACCGCGAACGCCTCGACAGCGCCGCCCGGAAGCACCTGTCCGACGCCGACCGCGCGCTGCTGGAGAGCAGCCGCGACGCCGCGTGGACGCCCGCCGACGTCCCGCTGCTCGACGAGCTGGCCGAGCTGATCGGCGTCGACGACACCGAGGCCCGCGTCGAGCGCAAACGCCGTGAGCGCGAGGACCGCGCGTACGCCGAGGGCGTGCTCGACATCCTCGAGCAGGACGAGGAGATCATCGACGAGGAGCTGCTGCGCGTCTCGGACGTCCTGGACGCCGAGCTGTTCGCCGAACGCCAGGTGGAGCGCAGCGAGCTGACCGCGGCCCAGCGCGCGGCGCAGGACCGGACCTGGACGTTCGGGCACGTGATCGTCGACGAGGCCCAGGAACTGTCCGCGATGGACTGGCGGCTGCTCATGCGGCGCTCACCCAACCGGTCGATGACGCTCGTGGGCGACGTCGCGCAGACCGGCGCCGCGGGTGGCGCGCGGTCGTGGGGCGAGGTGCTCTCGCCGTACGTCGAGGACCGGTGGCGGCTCGAGCAGCTGACCGTCAACTACCGCACGCCCGCCGAGATCATGGCGGTCGCGGCGCGGGTGCTGGCCGAGGTCGACGCGGGCCTGAGCGCGCCGTCGTCGGTGCGGGAGAGCGGCGTCCCGCCGTGGTCCGCGCACCCGGCCGACCTCGCGGCGGAGCTGCCGGGTCTGGTGGCCGCGGAGCTGTCCGCAGTGGACGGTGGCACGGTCGCGGTGCTGGTGCCCGCGAGCCGGTTCGACGAGGTTTCGGGCCTGCTCGGCGCCTTCGACGAACGGCTGAGCGTGCTGACGGTCGAGCGGTCCAAGGGCCTGGAGTTCGACGCCGTGGTGCTGGTCGCGCCGGACGAGGTCGTCGCGGGTTCGCCGCGCGGGCTCAACGACCTGTACGTGGCCCTGACGCGGGCGACCCGGCGACTCGGTGTGGTCCGGACCGGTGACGAAGTACCGGCACTCTCCGTGCTTGGCTAGTCTCGCGGGCATGCAGAAAATCGGGAAGATCGTGGTCGTCGCCGCGGCGGCGCTGTCGCTGGCCGCGTGCGGCCAGGACACCAAGACCCAGACGGCCGCACCGGCGGGGCCGCCCGTTCCGTCGTCGTCGGCCGCGCAGGCGCCCCAGAGCAAGGGCCGCGAGTGCACCGCCGACGACGTCAAGTCGACGGGCAAGTTCGGCGAAGCGCCGACGATCACCATCCCCGACGACTGCGACCCGCCGAAGAAGCTGATCACGAAGGACCTGTCCGACGGCACCGGCAACGGCGCGAAGGCCGGCCAGGACCTGAAGATGAACTACACGCTGGTGACCTGGTCGAACAAGCAGAAGCTGGACAGCTCGTTCGACCGCGGCGAGCCGTTCGACCTGCAGCTGGGTGCGGGCCAGGTGATCCCGGGCTGGGACCAGGGCCTGGTCGGCATCAAGCAGGGCGCCCGCCGGCTGCTGATCATCCCGCCGGACCTCGGTTACGGCCAGGGCGGCCAGGGCATCCAGCCGAACGAGACGCTGGTGTTCGTCACGGATGCGGTCTCGGTCCCGGCCTCGTAGTCCCGGGTCCGTGGACACTCATCGCGGTCGCGTGCGCGAATGGCACGTCGATCACGGCTGGGGGTCGTCGAAGCACCGGGCTTCGACGACCCCGTCTGGGTGCACTATTCGATGGTCGACCCCGGCAGCCGCGGCGTCGGGCCGGGTGGGTTCCGGCAGCTGACCGTGGGCGCCGAGGTCGAGTTCACCGTCGAGCGCGCCGAGCAGGACGGGTTCCACTGGCGCGCGGTCCGGATCACGGAATGAGCAGCACCTTGCCGGTCGTCCGGCGGCCCTGAAGGTCTTCGTGGGCGCGCTGGGCGTCGGCGAGCGGGTACGTGCCGCCGATGCGGACGGTCAGGTCGCCCGCCAGGACCGCGTCGAACAGCTCCTTCGCGCGCCAGTCCAGCTCCTCGCGCGTGCGGACGTAGTGCACCGACGTCGGGCGGGTCAGGTACAGCGAGCCGCCCGAGTTGAGGCGCTGGGGGTCGAACTCCGGCACCGGGCCGCTGGCCGCGCCGAACAGCGCGAGCAGGCCGCGGACCTTCAGGCTCGCCAGGCTGGCGTCGAACGTGTCCTTGCCGACGCCGTCGTAGACGACGTCCACGCCTTCGCCGCCGGTCAGGTCGCGGACCGCCTTCGCGAAGTCGTCGCGGTCGTAGCGGATCACCTCGTCGGCGCCGGCTTCACGCGCGAGCTTCGCCTTCTCCTCGGTCGACACCGTGCCGAAGACCCGGGCCCCGCGCGCCTTCGCCAGCTGCACCAGCAGCAGGCCGACGCCGCCGGCGGCCGCGTGCACCAGCACGTCGTGGCCCGCCTTCACCTCGAACGTCGACGCGACCAGGTAGTGGGCCGTGACGCCCTGCAGCATGGTCGCCGCGGCCGTCTCGAGGGAGACGCCCTCGGGCACCTTCACCGCCACCGGCGCCGGAAGCAGCTTGCGGGCGGCGTAGCTGCCCAGTGAGCCCTGCCAGGCCACGCGGTCGCCGACCGCGAAGCCGTCGACGTCCGGGCCGACCTCGGCGACCGTGCCCGCGCCCTCCAGGCCCGGCACGAACGGCAGCTCCATCGGATAGATGCCCTGGCGCTGGTAGGTGTCGATGTAGTTCACCCCGGCCGCGGCGACGTCGACCAGCAGCTCGCCGGCGCCGGGGGCCGCGACGTCCACTTCGGCCGGTTCGAGCACTTCCGGGCCGCCGGTCTTCGTCACCTGCACTGCGGTGGGCATGCGTCCTCCTCGGGGGTCGGGCTTCTACCGGGGACAACTATGGCCGACGCCACGCTGTTCCGCGTTCCGGCGCCCGGCGTCGTATTGTTCGGGGCGTGGCTGAGGAAACCGAGGAAAAGACGACCCCGCCGACGTCGGCCCAGCTGACCGCGGCGCGCAAGTTCGTGAAGGCGCACGGCAAGCCGTCCCGCGCGGTGGTGGAGAACATCGGCCGCGCCGGCGCCCGGGTCGTGCTGGTCGGGGCTGACGGCGCGCTCGGCGACGTCGTCGTGCCGGCCGTCGCGACCGGCGAGGCGCTGGTCGAGGCCGTCGAGGACCTCGAAACCGCTTCGTGGGACGCGGAGACGGTGAAGGCCACCAAGATCGGTGCCGCGCACCGCCGCAAGATGGCCGGCCGGTGAGCCGCACCGCGATCCTCGTCGGCTGCGCCGAACTGCCCGAGGGCGACGGCGACGAGCACGCCGTCCCGGCGGCGCTGACCGAGCTGGGCTTCGACGTCTCGTGGGCGGCCTGGGACGACTCCCGCGTCGACTTCGCCGCGGCCGACGCCGTGATCCTGCGCGCCACCTGGGACTACCCGGAGCGCCGCAGCGAGTTCCTCGACTGGTGCGAGTCGGTGCCCGCGCTGTACAACCCGGCGGCCGTGGTGCGCTGGAACACCGACAAGTCGTACCTGGCGGAGCTGCTGGACGCGGCCGTGCCGGTCGTCCCGACCACGCTGGTCGAGCCGGGCTCGCCGGCCACATTCCCCAAGTCGGCGTATGTGGTCAAGCCCTCGGTCGGCGCGGGTTCCCGCGGCGCGGCCCGGTTCGACGCCGGCGCGGACGCGTCTTCCCACGTGGCTGCCCTGCACGCCGACGGCCACACCGCGCTGATCCAGCCGTACCAGTCCAGTGTGGACACCGAGGGCGAGCTGGCCCTGTCGTACTTCGGTGGCATCTACTCCCACGCCTTCGCCAAGAGCGCGATGCTCGGGTCCACAATGGACGACTCCGGGCTGTACCTGACCGAGCAGCTGGCGAAGGCCGAGCCGCCGGCCGACGCGATCGCCCTGGCGGAGGACGTCCTGGACGCGGCTTCGGCGCTGCTGGGCATCCTCCGCGCGGAGCTGCTGTACGCGCGGGTGGACCTGGTCCGCGGCGCGGACGGCAAGCCGTTGCTGCTGGAGCTGGAACTGACGGAGCCGTCACTGGGCTTCCGCCAGACGGACCCGGCCGCGGCGATGCGGTTCGCCTCGGCGGTGCGCCAGCAGCTGGCCTAGTCATCGAACAACCTGTACGGCGGCCAGCGCGAGTGCGACGACGGCCCCGATCACGGTGACGGAGATCGATCCGGAGACCAGGTAGAGCCCGCCGACTCCGGTCAGTCCGACTTTGATCACTTTGCGCAGGCTCCCGGAATCGTCACGGCGAGGCGAGGGTCGACGGCTCTCTTC
This genomic window contains:
- a CDS encoding quinone oxidoreductase, which codes for MPTAVQVTKTGGPEVLEPAEVDVAAPGAGELLVDVAAAGVNYIDTYQRQGIYPMELPFVPGLEGAGTVAEVGPDVDGFAVGDRVAWQGSLGSYAARKLLPAPVAVKVPEGVSLETAAATMLQGVTAHYLVASTFEVKAGHDVLVHAAAGGVGLLLVQLAKARGARVFGTVSTEEKAKLAREAGADEVIRYDRDDFAKAVRDLTGGEGVDVVYDGVGKDTFDASLASLKVRGLLALFGAASGPVPEFDPQRLNSGGSLYLTRPTSVHYVRTREELDWRAKELFDAVLAGDLTVRIGGTYPLADAQRAHEDLQGRRTTGKVLLIP
- a CDS encoding RimK family alpha-L-glutamate ligase, with the protein product MSRTAILVGCAELPEGDGDEHAVPAALTELGFDVSWAAWDDSRVDFAAADAVILRATWDYPERRSEFLDWCESVPALYNPAAVVRWNTDKSYLAELLDAAVPVVPTTLVEPGSPATFPKSAYVVKPSVGAGSRGAARFDAGADASSHVAALHADGHTALIQPYQSSVDTEGELALSYFGGIYSHAFAKSAMLGSTMDDSGLYLTEQLAKAEPPADAIALAEDVLDAASALLGILRAELLYARVDLVRGADGKPLLLELELTEPSLGFRQTDPAAAMRFASAVRQQLA
- a CDS encoding ATP-binding domain-containing protein, giving the protein MLLSVSPDDTHAAELAREQAYVTTLYTKLDAERVDAQRRLDETLRLTGGTPQARTERDVATTLYTDRLAQLGSVEQGLAFGRLDFVPGSTEETTYVGRLGLFDEDDDYQPLLVDWRAPVARPFYLATAASPDGVRRRRHLRSLTRKVTGFDDEILDLAAADQGQDLGLAGEAALLAALEQRRTGEMSDIVATIQAEQDRIIRAPLGGVMVVQGGPGTGKTAVALHRAAYLLYTHRQQLTTRGVLVVGPNSTFLRYIGQVLPSLGETGVLLATVGQLYPGLDADGAERRETAEVKGRLVMADVLATAVRDRQRVPDPVLEIEYEHDVLKLDRKTCTEARTRARRSRRPHNPARRLFVSDVLDALTRQASRKLGEDLLDGQDLQDIRAELAADEHIIAALDELWPVLTPEGVLDDLFADRERLDSAARKHLSDADRALLESSRDAAWTPADVPLLDELAELIGVDDTEARVERKRREREDRAYAEGVLDILEQDEEIIDEELLRVSDVLDAELFAERQVERSELTAAQRAAQDRTWTFGHVIVDEAQELSAMDWRLLMRRSPNRSMTLVGDVAQTGAAGGARSWGEVLSPYVEDRWRLEQLTVNYRTPAEIMAVAARVLAEVDAGLSAPSSVRESGVPPWSAHPADLAAELPGLVAAELSAVDGGTVAVLVPASRFDEVSGLLGAFDERLSVLTVERSKGLEFDAVVLVAPDEVVAGSPRGLNDLYVALTRATRRLGVVRTGDEVPALSVLG
- a CDS encoding cold shock domain-containing protein, producing MARRSRLGVVEAPGFDDPVWVHYSMVDPGSRGVGPGGFRQLTVGAEVEFTVERAEQDGFHWRAVRITE
- a CDS encoding FKBP-type peptidyl-prolyl cis-trans isomerase, which encodes MQKIGKIVVVAAAALSLAACGQDTKTQTAAPAGPPVPSSSAAQAPQSKGRECTADDVKSTGKFGEAPTITIPDDCDPPKKLITKDLSDGTGNGAKAGQDLKMNYTLVTWSNKQKLDSSFDRGEPFDLQLGAGQVIPGWDQGLVGIKQGARRLLIIPPDLGYGQGGQGIQPNETLVFVTDAVSVPAS
- a CDS encoding heme o synthase, with protein sequence MSLVNAAHGRSEDTSAVHPTGDRPHGDRRSIRQVVGAYAALAKPRVIELLLVTTIPAMFLAGRQIPSPWLVLATLLGGTMAAGSANALNCVIDADIDKVMNRTKRRPLVKDSVPRRGALIFGLVMGVASAVVLYFTVNLLSAVLAVATILFYIFVYTLGLKRRTSQNVVWGGAAGCMPVVIGWAAVTGTVQWPAFVMFGVIFFWTPPHTWALGMKYRDDYERAGVPMLPVVATAQHVAKQIVIYSWVMVAWTLLLLPVTSWLYGTFAILAGGWFLFYAHSLQAAVRRGEETKPMALFHRSNTYLMIVFVALAVDSAIGLPTLGLPF